A single region of the Stenotrophomonas sp. Marseille-Q4652 genome encodes:
- a CDS encoding amino acid permease, producing MLKQLWATKHPHAAHEEANGLSLRRTLGPWGLTALGIGAVIGGGIFVITGQAAANHAGPAIMLSFVLAAICCAFCALAYAEFASMVPVSGSAYTYTYATFGELSAWFIGWMLVLEYGVSASAVAVSWTGYFLSLLDQFDIHLPAALVSAPLDAQLRPTGSIANLPAAALVLLLTWLCYVGIRKSTAINMAMVVLKTGLIILVIFAGWKYIDPGNWTPFIPENEGPGKYGFDGVLRGAAMVFFAYIGFEAVSVAAQESHRPQRDMPIGMLLSLVICTILYIAMAAVMTGLVPYTLLGTDEPVVTAVAAHPQLGWLRIIVEIGALIGLSSVVLVMVIGQPRIFMIMGRDGLLPPVFTRIHPKYRTPHINTVITGIGIALLAALFPLDVLGELTSMGTLIAFAAVCAGVLVLRCTRPELPRPFRIPAAWLVCSLGVLSCLALLSAMTLHNWMLMGVWTVAGFAIYFLYGFRNSRLRAGVGNDAG from the coding sequence ATGCTCAAGCAACTGTGGGCCACCAAGCATCCACACGCCGCGCACGAGGAGGCCAACGGCCTCAGCCTGCGCCGCACCCTGGGCCCGTGGGGGCTGACCGCGCTGGGCATCGGCGCGGTGATCGGCGGCGGCATCTTCGTGATCACCGGCCAGGCCGCGGCCAACCATGCCGGCCCGGCGATCATGCTGTCCTTCGTGCTGGCGGCCATCTGCTGCGCGTTCTGCGCGCTGGCCTACGCCGAGTTCGCCTCAATGGTGCCGGTCTCCGGCAGCGCCTACACCTACACCTACGCCACCTTCGGCGAGCTGTCGGCCTGGTTCATCGGCTGGATGCTGGTGCTCGAGTACGGGGTTTCGGCGTCGGCGGTGGCGGTGAGCTGGACCGGCTACTTCCTCAGCCTGCTCGACCAGTTCGACATCCACCTGCCCGCCGCCCTGGTCAGCGCACCGCTGGACGCACAGCTGCGTCCCACCGGCTCGATCGCCAACCTGCCGGCCGCCGCGCTGGTGCTGCTGCTTACCTGGCTGTGCTACGTCGGCATCCGCAAGTCCACCGCGATCAACATGGCGATGGTGGTGCTCAAGACCGGCTTGATCATCCTGGTGATCTTCGCCGGCTGGAAGTACATCGATCCGGGCAACTGGACCCCGTTCATCCCGGAGAACGAAGGCCCGGGCAAGTACGGTTTCGACGGCGTGCTGCGGGGCGCGGCGATGGTGTTCTTCGCCTACATCGGCTTCGAGGCGGTGTCGGTGGCGGCGCAGGAATCGCACCGCCCGCAGCGCGACATGCCCATCGGCATGCTGCTGTCGCTGGTGATCTGCACCATCCTCTACATCGCCATGGCCGCGGTGATGACCGGCCTGGTGCCTTACACCCTGCTGGGCACCGATGAGCCGGTGGTGACCGCGGTGGCGGCGCATCCGCAGCTGGGCTGGCTGCGCATCATCGTCGAGATCGGCGCGCTGATCGGCCTGTCCTCGGTGGTGCTGGTGATGGTCATCGGCCAGCCGCGCATCTTCATGATCATGGGCCGCGACGGCCTGCTGCCGCCGGTGTTCACCCGCATCCATCCCAAATACCGCACCCCGCACATCAATACGGTGATCACCGGCATCGGCATCGCGCTGCTGGCTGCGCTGTTCCCGCTGGACGTGCTGGGCGAGCTGACCTCGATGGGCACGCTGATCGCTTTCGCCGCGGTCTGCGCCGGCGTGCTGGTGCTGCGCTGCACCCGCCCGGAGCTGCCGCGTCCGTTCCGGATCCCCGCCGCGTGGCTGGTGTGCAGCCTGGGCGTGCTCAGCTGCCTGGCCCTGCTCAGCGCAATGACCCTGCACAACTGGATGCTGATGGGCGTGTGGACGGTGGCCGGCTTTGCCATCTATTTCCTGTACGGCTTCCGCAACTCGCGCCTGCGTGCGGGCGTCGGCAACGACGCCGGCTGA
- a CDS encoding metallophosphoesterase, translating to MSLIVSLILPLMAVWLWWPVNPLSRRQRRWHVGLTALLALLPLAFAAVWRMDVLGYAVIARLQLAFGWLLVGFVLLLVFLLLREAGWLLSRLCGRRDLGISLWHGLRFNRWAIAVIVVIATLSIWNGIKPPRVHERELVVASLPAELDGLRVAVLADIHASPAKGAWRTERIVADVLAARPDLIVLPGDMVDGEVDVSAPHVAALARLSAPHGVWLAAGNHEYYHGYVRWMQHFRELGLGVLENQSVRLQVNGRTLAVSGIGDLAALKGGPGGARGGLAPDLAAVNHQAADADFHLLLAHQPRQARASAASGSVDLQLSGHTHGGHILGMDRWLVAPFNDGYVRGRYQVEDMVLFVSSGAGQWDGFTARLGVPSSIDVLVLRRAGDGD from the coding sequence ATGTCGCTGATCGTTTCCCTCATCCTGCCGCTGATGGCCGTCTGGCTGTGGTGGCCCGTCAATCCGCTGTCCCGCCGCCAGCGTCGCTGGCATGTCGGACTCACCGCGTTGCTGGCGCTGTTGCCGCTGGCCTTCGCGGCGGTCTGGCGCATGGACGTGCTCGGCTATGCCGTGATCGCCCGGTTGCAACTGGCGTTCGGCTGGCTGCTGGTCGGCTTCGTGCTGCTGCTGGTGTTCCTGCTGCTGCGCGAGGCCGGCTGGCTGCTGTCGCGGTTGTGCGGGCGCCGCGACCTGGGCATCAGTCTGTGGCACGGGCTGCGCTTCAACCGCTGGGCAATCGCGGTGATCGTGGTCATTGCCACGCTGTCGATCTGGAACGGGATCAAGCCGCCGCGCGTGCACGAGCGCGAGCTGGTCGTCGCCAGCCTGCCGGCGGAACTGGACGGGCTGCGCGTGGCGGTGCTGGCGGACATCCACGCCAGCCCGGCCAAGGGCGCCTGGCGCACCGAGCGCATCGTCGCCGACGTGCTGGCCGCACGTCCGGACCTGATCGTGCTGCCCGGCGACATGGTCGATGGCGAGGTCGACGTCAGCGCGCCGCACGTGGCGGCCCTGGCGCGGCTGTCGGCGCCGCACGGCGTGTGGCTGGCCGCGGGCAACCACGAGTACTACCACGGCTACGTGCGCTGGATGCAGCACTTCCGCGAGCTGGGCCTGGGCGTGCTGGAAAACCAGAGCGTGCGGCTGCAGGTCAATGGGCGAACGCTGGCGGTGTCCGGCATCGGTGACCTTGCCGCGCTGAAGGGCGGACCCGGCGGTGCAAGGGGGGGACTGGCCCCGGACCTGGCGGCAGTCAACCACCAGGCGGCCGATGCCGACTTCCACCTGCTGCTCGCCCACCAGCCCAGGCAGGCGCGGGCCAGCGCGGCCAGCGGCTCGGTGGACCTGCAGCTTTCCGGCCACACCCATGGCGGCCACATCCTGGGCATGGACCGCTGGCTGGTGGCGCCGTTCAACGATGGCTACGTGCGCGGGCGCTACCAGGTCGAGGACATGGTGCTTTTCGTCAGTAGCGGGGCGGGGCAGTGGGACGGCTTCACCGCGCGGCTGGGCGTCCCGTCGAGCATCGACGTGCTGGTGCTGCGACGCGCAGGCGACGGGGACTGA
- a CDS encoding MgtC/SapB family protein translates to MSLGAQISQALATEFALPEVSTVVTIVSRLLTAFVLGGALGLEREAKGRAAGLRTHILVSVGSALFVLAPLMAGASMNDATRVMQGIVSGIGFLGAGAILKLDRTERVQGLTTAAGIWLTAAIGMAAGMGMEMLALATTIAALLVVSALPHVMPERRDDAASDR, encoded by the coding sequence ATGAGCCTGGGCGCGCAGATCAGCCAGGCACTGGCCACGGAGTTCGCGCTGCCGGAAGTGTCAACGGTCGTGACCATCGTCAGCCGCCTGCTGACCGCCTTCGTGCTGGGCGGCGCGCTGGGCCTGGAACGCGAGGCCAAGGGCCGGGCGGCCGGCCTGCGCACCCATATCCTGGTGTCGGTCGGTTCGGCACTGTTCGTGCTGGCGCCGCTGATGGCGGGCGCCTCGATGAACGACGCCACCCGCGTCATGCAGGGCATCGTCTCGGGCATCGGCTTCCTCGGCGCCGGCGCGATCCTCAAGCTGGACCGGACCGAGCGCGTGCAGGGGCTGACCACCGCCGCGGGCATCTGGCTGACCGCGGCCATCGGCATGGCCGCCGGCATGGGCATGGAGATGCTGGCGCTGGCGACCACCATCGCCGCCCTGCTGGTGGTCAGCGCACTGCCGCACGTCATGCCCGAAAGGCGCGACGACGCGGCCAGCGACCGCTGA
- the mtnC gene encoding acireductone synthase — protein sequence MTRPLAILTDIEGTTSSISFVKNVLFPYARAALPGFVREHGQQPAVRRWLDAVATEIAASACQDEVIVETLQGWIDQDRKHTALKALQGMIWDAGYRNGDYTAHLYPEVAAALRGWHAAGIPLYVYSSGSVAAQKLFFGFSDAGDLTALFSGNFDTEIGGKREAASYARIAQAIGTAPHQILFLSDVVEELDAAREAGLQTVLLDRLDDYPMPRTGEAANGHTRAENFGQITL from the coding sequence ATGACCCGACCGCTCGCGATCCTGACCGACATCGAAGGCACCACCAGCAGCATCTCCTTCGTCAAGAACGTGCTGTTCCCGTACGCCCGCGCCGCCCTGCCCGGCTTCGTGCGCGAGCACGGCCAGCAGCCGGCGGTGCGCCGGTGGCTGGACGCTGTGGCCACCGAGATCGCCGCCAGCGCCTGCCAGGACGAGGTGATCGTGGAAACGCTGCAGGGCTGGATCGACCAGGACCGCAAGCACACCGCGCTCAAGGCCCTGCAGGGCATGATCTGGGACGCCGGCTACCGCAACGGCGACTACACCGCGCACCTGTACCCGGAAGTGGCCGCCGCGCTGCGCGGCTGGCATGCCGCGGGCATCCCGCTGTACGTGTATTCGTCCGGCTCGGTGGCCGCGCAGAAGCTGTTCTTCGGCTTCAGTGACGCCGGCGACCTGACCGCGCTGTTCTCGGGCAACTTCGACACCGAGATCGGCGGCAAGCGCGAGGCCGCCAGTTACGCGCGCATCGCCCAGGCCATCGGCACCGCGCCGCACCAGATCCTGTTCCTGTCCGACGTGGTCGAGGAACTGGATGCCGCCCGCGAGGCCGGCCTGCAGACGGTGCTGCTCGACCGCTTGGACGATTACCCAATGCCGCGCACCGGCGAGGCCGCCAATGGCCACACCCGGGCGGAGAACTTCGGCCAGATCACGCTCTGA
- a CDS encoding acireductone dioxygenase, giving the protein MSRLRIFNDTAPDAPLLDSRDGDVIAAELKKIGVTFERWQAKHPVAPGASQEEIFAAYREDIDRLVAQHGFKSVDVASIGPDNPNREAMRQKFLDEHFHKEDEVRFFVAGSGLFTLHVDDKVYEVECVKNDLIAVPDGTTHWFDMGPEPSFAAIRFFTEPDGWVGHFTGTDIAQKFPRYEPSHRGGEG; this is encoded by the coding sequence ATGAGCCGCCTGCGCATCTTCAACGACACCGCCCCCGACGCTCCGCTGCTGGACAGCCGCGACGGCGACGTCATCGCTGCCGAGCTGAAGAAGATCGGCGTGACCTTCGAGCGCTGGCAGGCCAAACATCCGGTCGCGCCGGGCGCCAGCCAGGAAGAGATCTTCGCCGCCTACCGCGAGGACATCGACCGCCTGGTCGCACAGCACGGCTTCAAGAGCGTGGACGTGGCCTCGATCGGCCCGGACAACCCCAACCGCGAGGCAATGCGCCAGAAGTTCCTCGACGAACACTTCCACAAGGAAGACGAGGTGCGCTTCTTCGTCGCCGGCTCGGGCCTGTTCACCCTGCACGTGGACGACAAGGTCTACGAGGTGGAGTGCGTCAAGAACGACCTGATCGCGGTCCCGGACGGCACCACCCACTGGTTCGACATGGGCCCGGAGCCGAGCTTCGCCGCGATCCGCTTCTTCACCGAGCCCGATGGCTGGGTCGGCCATTTCACCGGCACCGACATCGCGCAGAAGTTCCCCCGCTACGAACCCTCCCACCGCGGCGGGGAAGGCTGA
- a CDS encoding methylthioribulose 1-phosphate dehydratase — protein sequence MNAPAILPYDEQRLQVLAQLLIDNIRELAQAGWTPATSSNFSHRLDDRHAAITVSGRDKGRLVEDDIMVVDMDGQAVGRPLRPSAETLLHTRLYRRFPEVGCVLHTHSPVQTIASRLYAPQGHIRLEGYELLKALHGNSTHETAVDLPVFANTQDMNVLSDQVDALLDQQSMWGYLIDGHGLYAWGRDMAEARRHLEAFEFLLHCELELRKLR from the coding sequence ATGAATGCACCCGCCATCCTTCCCTACGACGAACAGCGCCTGCAGGTGCTGGCGCAACTGCTGATCGACAACATCCGCGAGCTGGCCCAGGCCGGCTGGACGCCAGCCACCAGCAGCAATTTCTCGCACCGGCTCGATGACCGGCACGCGGCGATCACCGTGTCCGGCCGCGACAAGGGCCGGCTGGTGGAGGACGACATCATGGTGGTGGACATGGACGGCCAGGCCGTCGGTCGTCCGCTGCGCCCATCGGCCGAAACCCTGCTGCACACCCGCCTGTACCGCCGCTTCCCGGAAGTGGGCTGCGTGCTGCATACCCATTCGCCGGTGCAGACCATCGCTTCGCGCCTGTACGCGCCGCAGGGCCATATCCGCCTGGAAGGCTACGAGCTGCTCAAGGCGCTGCACGGCAACAGCACCCATGAAACCGCCGTCGACCTGCCGGTGTTCGCCAACACCCAGGACATGAACGTGCTGTCCGACCAGGTGGATGCGCTGCTGGACCAGCAGTCGATGTGGGGCTACCTGATCGACGGCCACGGTCTGTACGCCTGGGGCCGCGACATGGCCGAAGCCCGTCGCCACCTGGAAGCGTTCGAGTTCCTGCTGCACTGCGAACTCGAACTGCGCAAGCTGCGCTGA